TTGTGCTGCCATCTAGCCTCAAACATGCGCAATTATTAGTGGTACATATGACAGATTACTTGCAATGCTCTTTTTGCTAAATATAACTACAGATGTCACtagctataaattttaaccagatgtatttttaacttcTATGTTAAAAGAATTTCTAAAATCTGAGCGcgatcatttttttaattttaataatgagtTAATGCATTTCATTAACAGGAGTGTAGTAAGAATGATCTACATCTAGGTAGGTAGTGAGTTGTCGGAACTTTATACATCATTGATCAACGAGTTCGTTACCTTTTAAgctttataacttttttagtcgacatgatattaaatatcaatttcacacattttactaataaaatgcaaGCGTCGATGAGATTATATACCTACAATTTGTATAAAGCTGAATGGATTTTTTCTTGAAATTCAAAGGCCAATGACAAGAAGgcagtacatattataatactatacctTTACCTGGTACCTGTGGAGTAAGGACTATAGGGTACGGATTTTGTTATAAGCTTAGTCTAATCTCTCGAACGTTCTGCGATCCTAGTATTTCACTTGCAAAGGTTTTTCCTTCTAAATCCCCGACCGGCGACCGGTCGCCGCGCGGTGATTAAGCGACGATCGttgatttatattgtatacaaattatttgcgtgaaataatttaacaagttgtataattaaaacaaacaaatatcttatacatattttaacttataaaagtattataatgctagctgcgccccgcggttttacccgtttaagtctgtatcccgtaggatatcgggataaaaagttggctatgtgttattccagttctagctatctacgtactaaatttcattccaattggttcagtagtgtttgtgtgaaagagtaacaaacatacacatatacttacaaactttcgcatttataatattagtaagatagtaGTAGTATTACGACTAGTTTAACGTATACCTATCTAACTAATTCGcttatacatacctacatactgtaggtatttttaaataaaaatatacttagattacttttatttaaatgtaattcacACGggatcttttgttttttttagaatgTGGCAGACCCAGAAACCAATCCACTTAACACCTCCGTTCGATAGCCTAGTTTTATTCCTTACCGATTTTGCAATAGTCCTGCATCGGCCGCGGACTGCTTAGAACTGTAATATCTCTACAGTGCAGTCATGGGCAGGCTGCGGCTGGTGTCCCAACACACATTAAAACTCTCAAAAGGGCCTTTacgtgttggatctgtgtccccacgtaagccttcctACCTTCCTTCTAGGGGTACCTGAGTATTATGGAATTGAGACacataataaatcataataccTCGATTGTCAATCAATACAATCGATTTTGATCAAATTtacacaccatgtgcagtttgatccaatttAAACGGTAGGGtagtttataaatagtgttatgttatatgtggtttataatattattaagatataggaatataaaatttagtttattacattaaaatatcttaatatatataaatctcgtgtcacaatgtttgtcctcaatggactcctaaaccacttaaccgattataataaaattcgcacaccatgtgcagttcgatccaacttgagagataggatagtttaaataatttaaattacgataaatgacaacccgggcggagccggggcgtgcagctagtaggaatataaaatacagttatataGGAGAGGTACTTAACCTAATAGCGTTGCGATATATAAAAGCATACAAGCGCCTGTAAATCAAGGTTCTCAGCAGAAGAATATTagcgaattatttatttactcattatCATGCTTCTTGCAactgataattataaaacgctTTTATAGTTATAGGGGCCCTTTTCCTTATAATAAGCTTATTCAaagattaaatgttaatatagtaCAGTAGTATATAGTAAATGcatctacatatatttttaaaaagagatTAGAACAACTTttacctattttaaataagtgaaaCTGAAGCATTGCTAgtcattgaaaaataaagcacactcacacacacacatacacagacgcacacaaacaaacacacacacacacacacacgcgcgcgCTCGCACACTCACTCACACATACACTGGAGTTTGATAAATATCtcacttttgttttttttttatatttcttacacAGCAGTGTATATATATGCTTATaatctttagaaattaaaaatttctgcAACATCGGAAGAGACTAGTTGCCCACAACACAAGGGATCCTAGTGTGGGAACTAGTGTATCTTTATAAAGTGCCAActatttatatgcaatttcTTTTGATTGTATTAAATGCTTATTGTACACTGtgttatgaaacaaataaatgatttttatttatcattttatatttataatactagctgttcgcccttGGTAGATTTCCGGGGTAAAAAGTGTCGTATAGCGCTCGGGACtaatgtagctttcttttggtaaaggtaatttaaaaagcggaccagtagtttcggagCTTTTAgattacaaagaaacaaaaaacttttcctctttattagattatattatagattttataagttaaaggtatatgaacattttgtttggtttatttattctatttataaaataaattcacgcAAGcaatttgtagaaaataaataaatcaataaggATCAACCATCGTCGCTTGAAAAAACACCGCGCGGCGACCGGTCACCGGCCGCCGGTCGCCGGTCGAGGGTTTAGAAGGAAGAAGCTTTTCAAGTGAAATACTAAGATCGCAGAACGTTCAAGAGATTAGactaagtttataatattataatctgtgtCTAGTTCTCACTCCGCCGATACGAGGTATATCACTGTATCATGTGACTTCTTGCCACTGgtctttgaattaaaaaaaaaaatccattcagcTTCATTCAAATTTTAGGTATGTAATCTCATGGAtgcttacttttttatttcttctttttaagGTGAGAGAGATGGGAAAGGTGCTTTACTTAATAATGTTgtaatctattatatatgttagtTATGGCtgcaataaacaaaactttacaAGCTTTTGACAGTAAATTAAGGTACTCCCAAGCCAGAATAATATAAGCTAATTCATTGTTTTCCCAACTACTTTCAActcataatatttgtttgtattatgaGTTGCATGTAGCATGATAAagtgaaaatttttatgttttaacgaACATTACACCATACATATcttatcaaactaaaaacttcaaaataaaacactttcattaacaaagtaatttttattcaatttgaatgcatatcttacaataatattatccaTTTCAGTATCCATGATTATTTTACAAAgagtttataactttttaaaatgctattttgttgttataatgttataacatttaaatataggtattcaattcaatatttgcCCGATGTCCTGTAGTGAATGGGTTTTTTCATGTtcaaaaagtttgaattagGCAAAACGAAGGCTCAAATTAAACGTAGATAATACATGTAACGACAAATTgttttgaaacaatataataactgaAGGTATAATCCGAGTcgtatagtaataatatgtataaatagatcagcataaatattattatttaaaaatttcttttccgaaaacagtttataacaaaaagtgTAACTaagactatttattatattactaatttagattttttttttattctttggcACAGGTTTggcttaaaataatgttatgttacaattatataaatacttaagaaaccaataataataatatattatatattaaatttatgcatCATTAATTCGTGATAACATAGATGCAGCTTAAAACAATTAAGGTATTCTACAAAAATCTTCGATGAATGTTcccatattaaaaataaacactgaATTCTTTTCATACATAGATTAAAACAGTCTAATTAAGCATgataagtatatttatcataacagtattaataatatttctacatATCATATTCATGATAAGGTTATCATAAAGACCACAGACTAAccatacatataacattatattataactatagcGTATTATAAAGCTTAGTCTAATCGCTTGAACGTTCTACGATCCTAGTACTTCACTTGCCGAGGATGATTTTGCGAGAAGCGCCAAAGTTCTGTCCAGATTGCGATGCCAACTTATTGGTTCCGGCTTGTAATCCAATTACGGTTTGACCAGCACGCAAAACGTCTTCACTGAATTCACGACGGTTTTCGTCTGCTGGCTTGGGTCCGAGGAAGGGACCGCGCCATTCAGGGTGTTTGTGTGcctgtaaaattaatatgaatatgtgtgtatgaaatggttataataataaatcatcgGATTTCTAACACTAAGCGTCTTGCCTCAGcttaaaataactgtttttgtatgttctgttttgcataataatattactttaataaatacgcTACCTGCTGTTTTcggttaaatgaaatatttgtaagtatttgTGGTAATTTATTCTGATTGTGGAAGgcgaatttatatttaaattggagtaataaaaaaaaaatgcacttACTGTTCTGCCAATAGCGTAAATGGTTTGTGTGACTAGAGCGATGTTCTTCTGGTCCCAAAGATCTGTTGTTTGGAAGAGATCTACATCAGGCACTCCGTATTTCACACAGGCTTTTTGGAACCTGTAATTGtacaattatgaatttatgttaagataaaaaagaaaaaaaccaAAACATCAGAATGCCGGTCTATGCTCGCATTTTGGATAGAGCCGAAAGTACTAACGGCGCTCTTTCATGGAAGATGTCATATTACTTTCGTTGcagaaataattgttatcaaccatatttttaacatttattcctagaattaatgaataaaagatgaacataatatagtttaatatatgaaaaaatgcattttgCTCAATCGCACATtactctaaaaataaaataaaattcctcAACACAAACTAATCCAAAACTAGTATGGGAATTGTATTAACTAATAATTACTTAACATTTTActgattcatttatttttgatgcCAGTGAGATCGATCGAACTTACTGGCTTATGTTATCCATGAACTTGTAGTCACCACCTGACACGTTCACTTTAGATATGATACCAGGTTGGAGTCTGTTCATCAGCTTGCAGAGGATGATGCCGTCGCGGAGCGCCAGCTCGTAGGGAAGGTCTGAGGGGAACCTTTCGCCGATAACCGCTTCAATCCATCTCTGGGCCTCCTGCTCCTTCTCGGGCTCACGCTTGCCAGCACACTGTAATTGACAATTGATGTCATTATTACATTGAGGGGGAGACTGCTTTGCGTAGTGTAGAAACGTTGGTATAAAATCGAATTTacttgattgattgattgattgatagcAATCTTGAAGggtttaatgtgggagtcgagcacacttcggtacgaattgggccagcgggcaccagggaagtaccacacccccgcAGAATCCCTTATACctttaaagcgggcagcgcattcgcagaggcacaaATTCTACatatgtccatgggcggtgatcgcttaccatcaggcgaaccacaattATAGTTGCccactgtgacataaaaaaataaaaacatgaaaaagaGATAAAAATGATTACATAGCTCATTTAGTAGACACTTGGAACCCAAAggataaagtatattttataattatataataacatcatatTGGTTTAAATTCTAAGgcttatttatcatatataagattgaaaaatattcattaatatgcGAAGAgccaaaatatataacattatatatgaGATTGCTCGTGCAGGAATTTATATTGGTTGgtccaattttaataaatgacgATTAAAGCCAAAATCCACAATGAGGCATTAAGCAAGACACctcgtataatatttattgcgcAATgacattgttatattattatgtttacattATATGGTTGGTTGGATTTTgaatttaacatatataagaTTCGCTGGGACATAAATTATGTGCCTGTCTGTCcagttttcatataataatatatttagtatagaatgatctagaatattataaacaaagctacaacaaaaaaattattgatgttTCACATTTGTTTACATGCAAAATTTTTTGCATTTcagttttcaaattcaaatgatataaaagaatttaCGAAAATTTTCATTCCTCTGATAATCTTTATCTATAAACTATTCTTAGTTCACCAGAGACGTTCACGAATGAATactgaatacatttttacagcTGTTTTGTACATAATCCCATTTTATAGTCATTCGGATGACACCAATAATTTGTTGCGGGCGAAACGAAAGGcgtttataattatctttttaatttgaaaaagcaGAGCAATTTTGGTTTGCcaaatgattttgaaaatattaaaatataattggtaAACATATTTCTGTATTACAGATTACAATACATAAATGAatgtgttttcattaaaatatataatttaaactgtaCGATACTATATATCAGCTTTAGTATAGGTTTCAtagagttaaaataaaatttcatacaatccTACTAACTATACTTACCCTACTAATTTTCTACTAATTTTAtgctatatcctactaatattataaatttgaaaccgcggggcgcaggtagtattataaatgcgaaagtttgtaaggatgtgtgtgtgtttgttgctctttcacgcaaaaactgctgaaccgattgcaatgaaatggtatgtagatagctggacaactggaataacatataggcaactttttatcccgactacgggatacggactttcgcgggtgaaaccgtgggagttagtagattataaaaaaccttttttttttctgaatctAAACGTTTAATCttctttaaaagtatttaagttttttttattacgtataaaAGAATACTTGTATTTTCCtaggtattatttatacacgattgcgtataattaaaatgtacagtAGTGATGTAAAGATAAGACTATTACTTTAATGTTAAGTTGGcgtaagttttataatttgtgtttttcaaACTATATCAGGACCacgttatttttgtatggaaATGAATAGCCGGAAATTGCATTACGACGGATTTCAGtccaaaaataatatcaaaattaggACAGCTTCTGGAAGaacgaataaaacattttgttactaaaatatacatcataaATGAGAtcatgaatgaaatgaaaatagtaAGAGCAGCAAATTACGgttcattttttgtttgttgaaatTGTTGAAAGGAAAAATGTTTAGGTTTAGATATAGAAtgtttagataaatttaaaaaaggcaaatctttaataacttgtcatgatattgtatttcaatggctggaaaaaagaaaattccaATTTTccaattgttaaaattataaccatACCTAATTACGTAGGTTGTAatagttttgtatatatgtgacgtttatgatttgaaaatattaaacactcGCAATAAAAGCTTTCGAAAAAACGATAGaaagatgtttatttttgtacatccAGTTagcaatgaaatattacatcCGGAATCGCCGATCATGCTATCATAAACTGAAAAGCAGTGTCGTAATGACTATAATTACGTACTCCTACTTGTATGTGCAAAAGTTTGAAGTAAGGCGGATTGACGTATGCGTTGCGATAGAGTTGGGCGGGCGGCAAGCAAACGCAGTTCACATCTTGATACCGCTCTGAAAACTCGTTTCAAGTGTTCTCCAGCAAAGTTTGTGACTTACAAAATGCCTGTAAGATTTCTGTCGTGTCATTTTACTTCTTATATAAAGCTTTCGTATTGATTTTGCGTTACTGTATTATTAACTTGTTTATGTTTTGGGCGGTGATATTGAAGTTTGTTTAtcttacctatatattatttatttacggctattttgttatttagttaaaacagtttttgttatttatttctagtcACACATTGTCATAAGATTAATGTTTGAAAGATATGCCCTTTGAAGCGTTACTAAAGTTAATGATACGCAGCTGTGGTGTTCTCTCGATCCTTTAATCTCCGAAGCTTTCCAGACATCCATCTTCACGAGATAGGAGATGTATGTTTTCGTTACGAAATGTTATTTTCGGAGATGATTCTGGAATCCGCTCGTTTACCATCAAACGTCTTGGCACTGGagtgaatattttatggccagtgttcaaaattgttttattcacgtttcataaaaaacattgtgTTTACAGGCCAGAAACAAGGAACAGGAGCAAGAGGTCCTAACCTGGATCTCCGCCGTGATTGGCGAACCCCTTCCAAATGGAGCTTATGAGGACATTCTTAAAGATGGAGTTATCCTCTGCAAATTGGCCAACAAATTGTCACCAGGGTCAGTAAAGAAAATCCAGGAGAAGGGCACCAACTTCCAGCTCATGGAAAACATTCAAAGGTAGTGCGAGATCATTCacgatttaaacaaaaattatgttccaaaagaaataaatactaattctaattattatattaacagatTCCAGGCCGCGATCAAAAAGTACGGTGTGCCAGAAGaagaaatttttcaaacagctgatttatttgaaaggcGTAACATTCCACAAGTAACATTGTGTCTGTATGCATTGGGCAGAATTGTAAGCATTTTACTCATTGACTGTttgatttttagttataatagACACCTTTAACgtgacattatttattttagacacAAAAGCACCCGGAATGGACTGGTCCTCAATTGGGTCCTAAAATGGCGGAGAAAAATGAACGTACATTCACCGAGGAACAGCTTCGCGCTCACAATGCTGAACTCAATCTGCAGATGGGGTTCAACAAGGGTGCCTCACAAGCCGGTCTCGGCTCCTTTGGCAACACCCGCCACATGTAATCTCTTGTCAACAAGTCACCAGAACTATGTCGACGTTTTTAAAGATCAGTATTTTTGAGAAATTctattcaatttgtatttgtcTGTCAACGGCGAAATGAATGCTTCTAGTTtctctattaattttaattttgttttgcttacgaacgtgtatgtttgttatcgcttgttttgttataatgtgAAAAGTAGACTTCTTTATAAAGGAATTAGATTTATCTAACGAGTACCTTGACTAAGactttttatctaattatattttgtaaatattttttttaatattaaacataacaaacttttttacgtcttgtcttttatttatcaacataataagccacaataaataaaggaaTACGACACAGCCAAAAcaataattctataaatttaacaacgATGTTTTAGAATGTACATTTCAACATCaactttgtgtttgttgcgtCTTTTCTAGCGTcagtctataaataaatactatgatTAGTGTTCGCTCAAGTGATGccaaatactaaattataaaatttggagtgctttattataaatgacgtCCCTTGGCCTCATTAGAAACTGTTATGCATTCAAGAGCGCGGAAATAGAGTGAACGCTTCATTGAAATTGCAACtcgtaataatttatgtaatatttaacacCCACAcgtcttatttatttctattcaaattCTCGAGCATAAGAAAAAGTGCAAGTAAAAAGATTTCtagaaatatacattatgtacctatgtatTAATGGaagaacaaatttatatataactaaaatttaacagtataaatttcaataacatgTATATTGCGATTAATAActacttacatattttatgattatggtTCTTTACACAAATAGCTTTTTTTAACTTCACTTGGAATTTGACAGGTCGGAAAATAAGATTCATCGTTTAATGAAagatcatttaaaaaaataacctataaACGAGTTCATTCATAGTTTTTTCACACATTAATGATACAGCTAACATATAAATGCCGTCTTCACATAATTTATGACATTTACTGCGTTAGTTGATATTCTGttacagataaatataataatgtatagtaataattaacatcGTAATAAAAACGCGAAATTACGTATTAAGGAAACGattgaaatttaatgatacaaaatattttaatttattatcattttaagttCCTACATCTTTGTGACAGGTGTTCCATAGTCTGTAAtcactgcatagtataaaacaaagtcgctttctctgccTCTATgcccctatgtatgcttaaatatttaaaactacgcaacggatttcgatggggttttgtttaatagatagagtggttcaagagCTTCCTCttgatatatgtttatatgcataacatctattaaactactccaaatttaactcGTGCggagccgcgggcaaaagctagtagctaataaaatacaatcagGTCGCTATTTATTGATTCAAAAGatcagaataaaataaattttcaaagtaACAACAATGCATTcgataaatttgtaaaaccATAGTGAATTATCATTTCATATCATAActcttttgataaaataaatatgtttaaagtttttatataataccacAGAGAACACAATACTAAAATGATGTGTTACCTCTATTACAAGTGACAAGACCTAGGATTATTCAACTACAATTTATAATGAGTCTATTTTCGGATCTTTCATCGTTTCATTGttcacaatatataattatatgactTGAAATTCCCACAGCAAATTAGTCATGTAATGACACCTGGCTATGACTCAATACGCAAGTGACAGTTATCGTCAATCAGCACTGAGATCTTAGCTATTTTGGATGCGGGGGTCGTTAAACCAAACCATTATGATTTCTATAAATGGAAAAACAATTAAAGgggatgaaataaaatagaaacgaTCATGAATAAGATTTCTCCTCAGATTTTCACATTAGaatataggtatgtataaataaatttttaattataataggtATTTAGAATCCAGTCTTGTTTCTGAACTAATTCAACTCTCTATGAAGCCAAACCAGTGAGTAGTTAGGTATCTGTGAATGAGGTTCAGTCTACAGAGTacgaaaataaacagttttatgGTCTGACTAGTTGTAATGTGGCTTCAGACATacctaatatattaattttgtggTATTCGGGGCTTTATTTGAAAACCGCATTTCGCGAAATCgtcttttcaaccgacttcagaAAAAGGAGGAGattatcaattcgattgtatttatttagtgcttataactgttt
Above is a genomic segment from Zerene cesonia ecotype Mississippi chromosome 19, Zerene_cesonia_1.1, whole genome shotgun sequence containing:
- the LOC119834672 gene encoding muscle-specific protein 20, with the translated sequence MRCDRVGRAASKRSSHLDTALKTRFKCSPAKFVTYKMPARNKEQEQEVLTWISAVIGEPLPNGAYEDILKDGVILCKLANKLSPGSVKKIQEKGTNFQLMENIQRFQAAIKKYGVPEEEIFQTADLFERRNIPQVTLCLYALGRITQKHPEWTGPQLGPKMAEKNERTFTEEQLRAHNAELNLQMGFNKGASQAGLGSFGNTRHM
- the LOC119834673 gene encoding muscle-specific protein 20-like isoform X2, encoding MPGRPIWQCAGKREPEKEQEAQRWIEAVIGERFPSDLPYELALRDGIILCKLMNRLQPGIISKVNVSGGDYKFMDNISQFQKACVKYGVPDVDLFQTTDLWDQKNIALVTQTIYAIGRTAHKHPEWRGPFLGPKPADENRREFSEDVLRAGQTVIGLQAGTNKLASQSGQNFGASRKIILGK